One genomic window of Geodermatophilus sp. DSM 44513 includes the following:
- a CDS encoding deoxyribonuclease IV, whose protein sequence is MAAHPIGVHVGPGLTQDGGMDGGGPLTRAAEMDADGVQFFLGDPQGWKAPKLSPEEQALLAGDTALFVHAPYVLNVASTNNRIRIPSRKTLTQHAQLAAAVGARGMVVHGGHVLGTDDPAAGVDNWRKTFARQAEDGGFPLPLLIENTAGGGNAMARDLDALARLWEAVGGFGAGFVLDTCHAWAAGWDLATAVDDVRATTGRIDLVHLNNSRDPRGSSRDRHAPLADGEIPVELLLEVARAADAPVVLETPGDAADHAGEVALLRSALS, encoded by the coding sequence GTGGCAGCTCACCCGATCGGCGTGCACGTCGGCCCCGGCCTCACCCAGGACGGCGGGATGGACGGCGGCGGCCCGCTGACCCGGGCCGCGGAGATGGACGCCGACGGCGTGCAGTTCTTCCTCGGCGACCCGCAGGGGTGGAAGGCACCGAAGCTGTCACCCGAGGAGCAGGCGCTCCTGGCCGGCGACACGGCGCTGTTCGTGCACGCCCCCTACGTCCTGAACGTGGCCTCGACGAACAACCGGATCCGCATCCCCAGCCGCAAGACCCTCACCCAGCACGCGCAGCTGGCCGCGGCCGTCGGCGCCCGCGGCATGGTGGTGCACGGCGGTCACGTCCTGGGCACCGACGACCCGGCCGCCGGCGTCGACAACTGGCGCAAGACCTTCGCCCGGCAGGCCGAGGACGGCGGCTTCCCCCTCCCGCTGCTCATCGAAAACACCGCCGGTGGGGGCAACGCCATGGCCCGCGACCTCGACGCCCTCGCCCGGCTGTGGGAGGCGGTCGGCGGGTTCGGCGCCGGGTTCGTGCTCGACACCTGCCACGCCTGGGCCGCCGGCTGGGACCTCGCCACGGCGGTGGACGACGTCCGGGCCACCACCGGGCGCATCGACCTGGTGCACCTGAACAACAGCCGCGACCCGCGGGGTTCCAGCCGCGACCGGCACGCCCCGCTGGCCGACGGCGAGATCCCGGTCGAGCTGCTGCTCGAGGTGGCCCGCGCCGCGGACGCCCCGGTCGTCCTGGAGACCCCCGGCGACGCGGCGGACCACGCCGGGGAGGTCGCCCTGCTCAGGAGCGCCCTGTCCTGA
- a CDS encoding glycosyltransferase 87 family protein, with amino-acid sequence MSTDRTVPPAPVGGTVGPASPHRPDRVVPSWTDPVVAQASEAVGGPWGRHAVVGRASFWTPLRVCLLFTTAVLGVAWLKQVPCSDGDWTGSVQYTHLCYSDPVPLFGVYGQGDGALPYLDARVEYPVLTGAVMALAAWLSGGYDALAAAVGLPAVPPVQSYTVVTALLMAVCALVVTRAVLPLTGRRPWDTAMVALSPVLLVYAFNNWDLVAVALTALALWAWARERPVLAGALLGLGVAAKLYPLLVLGALFLLCLRAGALGTWLRAAAAAAGAWLVVNVPVALAAPENWGWFFAFSRQRPANPESIWNVLLTATGERVLDGPLAEGQTPSVLNAVVAVLLVALAAWVAWLVLSAPVRPRVAQVAFLLVAGFLLLNKVYSPQYALWLLPLAVLARPRWRSLLVWQSSEALVWVMTMLYYLGTQNRGVEVEWFFTAVLLRDAVLVALMALVAREVRRPDEDVVRTSWPGVDDPAGGVLDGAPDAVTLRSSGSHRGQVPSPT; translated from the coding sequence GTGAGCACCGACCGCACCGTCCCGCCCGCACCGGTGGGCGGGACGGTCGGCCCGGCGTCCCCGCACCGGCCCGACCGCGTCGTCCCCAGCTGGACCGACCCCGTCGTGGCCCAGGCCAGCGAGGCGGTGGGCGGCCCGTGGGGACGGCACGCCGTCGTCGGACGGGCGTCGTTCTGGACCCCGCTGCGGGTGTGCCTGCTGTTCACCACCGCCGTGCTGGGGGTGGCCTGGCTCAAGCAGGTGCCGTGCTCCGACGGGGACTGGACCGGCTCCGTGCAGTACACCCACCTCTGCTACTCCGACCCGGTGCCGCTGTTCGGCGTCTACGGGCAGGGGGACGGCGCGCTGCCCTACCTCGACGCCCGGGTGGAGTACCCGGTGCTCACCGGCGCGGTGATGGCGCTGGCCGCGTGGCTGTCGGGCGGGTACGACGCGCTGGCGGCCGCGGTGGGCCTGCCCGCCGTCCCGCCGGTGCAGAGCTACACGGTCGTCACCGCGCTGCTGATGGCGGTGTGCGCGCTGGTCGTCACCCGCGCCGTCCTGCCGCTCACCGGGCGCCGGCCGTGGGACACCGCGATGGTGGCGCTGTCCCCCGTCCTGCTCGTCTACGCGTTCAACAACTGGGACCTGGTGGCCGTCGCGCTGACCGCGCTGGCGCTGTGGGCGTGGGCCCGCGAGCGGCCGGTGCTCGCCGGCGCGCTCCTGGGGCTGGGCGTGGCCGCGAAGCTGTACCCGCTGCTGGTCCTGGGCGCGCTGTTCCTGCTGTGCCTGCGGGCCGGGGCGCTCGGGACCTGGCTGCGGGCGGCGGCTGCGGCGGCGGGGGCGTGGCTGGTGGTCAACGTGCCGGTGGCCCTGGCCGCACCGGAGAACTGGGGCTGGTTCTTCGCCTTCAGCCGGCAGCGGCCGGCCAACCCGGAGTCGATCTGGAACGTCCTGCTCACCGCGACCGGCGAGCGGGTGCTGGACGGGCCGCTGGCCGAGGGGCAGACGCCGTCGGTGCTCAACGCGGTCGTGGCCGTGCTGCTGGTCGCGCTGGCCGCCTGGGTCGCCTGGCTGGTGCTCTCCGCCCCGGTGCGGCCCCGGGTGGCGCAGGTCGCGTTCCTGCTGGTCGCCGGCTTCCTGCTGCTCAACAAGGTCTACAGCCCGCAGTACGCGCTGTGGTTGCTGCCGCTGGCGGTGCTGGCCCGGCCGCGCTGGCGCTCGCTGCTGGTCTGGCAGTCCAGCGAGGCCCTGGTGTGGGTCATGACGATGCTGTACTACCTCGGCACGCAGAACCGCGGTGTCGAGGTGGAGTGGTTCTTCACCGCCGTCCTGCTGCGCGACGCGGTCCTGGTGGCACTGATGGCGCTGGTGGCCCGGGAGGTGCGGCGGCCGGACGAGGACGTCGTGCGCACCAGCTGGCCCGGCGTCGACGACCCGGCCGGCGGGGTGCTGGACGGGGCTCCGGACGCGGTGACACTGCGATCCTCCGGATCGCACCGCGGCCAGGTGCCGTCCCCGACCTGA
- the rplI gene encoding 50S ribosomal protein L9, with protein sequence MTTQKLILTQEVTGLGSSGDTVEVKGGYARNYLLPRGLAIKATRGAEKQVESLRRARATREVRSLEEAQAVAGRLSGLTVRVPARAGEGGRLFGRITTADVVNAVTAAGGPELDRRRVELPSSIKTTGQHTVTVRVHSEVTTQLAIEVVPG encoded by the coding sequence ATGACCACCCAGAAGCTCATCCTGACGCAGGAGGTCACCGGTCTCGGGTCCTCCGGTGACACCGTGGAGGTCAAGGGCGGGTACGCCCGCAACTACCTCCTGCCCCGCGGCCTGGCCATCAAGGCCACCCGCGGTGCCGAGAAGCAGGTCGAGTCGCTGCGCCGGGCGCGGGCCACCCGCGAGGTGCGCTCGCTCGAGGAGGCGCAGGCCGTGGCCGGGCGCCTGTCCGGCCTGACCGTGCGGGTGCCGGCGCGTGCCGGTGAGGGCGGCCGGCTGTTCGGCCGCATCACCACCGCCGACGTCGTCAACGCCGTGACCGCCGCCGGCGGCCCCGAGCTCGACCGGCGCCGGGTGGAGCTGCCCAGCAGCATCAAGACCACCGGCCAGCACACGGTCACCGTGCGGGTCCACTCCGAGGTGACCACCCAGCTGGCCATCGAGGTCGTCCCCGGCTGA
- a CDS encoding single-stranded DNA-binding protein: protein MAGETVITVIGNLTSDPELRFTPSGAAVANFTVASTPRTFDRQSQEWKDGEALFLRCNVWRQAAENVAESLTRGSRVLVSGRLKQRSFETKEGEKRTVVELEVDEIGPSLRYATAKVTKASRGEGGGGGGFGGGGGGGFGGGGGSSDPWSTPAPSSDEPPF from the coding sequence ATGGCCGGCGAGACCGTCATCACCGTCATCGGCAACCTCACGTCGGACCCGGAGCTGCGCTTCACGCCCTCCGGTGCCGCGGTCGCCAACTTCACCGTGGCCTCCACGCCGCGGACCTTCGACCGCCAGTCGCAGGAGTGGAAGGACGGCGAGGCGCTCTTCCTGCGCTGCAACGTGTGGCGGCAGGCGGCGGAGAACGTCGCCGAGTCGCTCACCCGCGGGTCGCGCGTCCTCGTCTCCGGCCGGCTCAAGCAGCGGTCGTTCGAGACCAAGGAAGGCGAGAAGCGCACCGTCGTCGAGCTCGAGGTCGACGAGATCGGCCCCTCGCTCCGCTACGCCACCGCCAAGGTCACCAAGGCCTCGCGCGGTGAGGGCGGCGGCGGTGGCGGCTTCGGCGGCGGTGGCGGTGGCGGCTTCGGTGGGGGCGGCGGGTCCAGCGACCCGTGGTCCACCCCGGCCCCGTCGTCCGACGAGCCCCCCTTCTAA
- the rpsR gene encoding 30S ribosomal protein S18, translating to MPKPPVRKPKKKVCQFCKDKATYVDYKDTTLLRKFISDRGKIRARRVSGNCSQHQRDVAVAVKNSREMALLPYTSTAR from the coding sequence GTGCCCAAGCCCCCCGTCCGGAAGCCCAAGAAGAAGGTCTGCCAGTTCTGCAAGGACAAGGCGACCTACGTCGACTACAAGGACACGACCCTGCTGCGGAAGTTCATCTCCGACCGCGGCAAGATCCGTGCCCGCCGCGTGAGCGGCAACTGCAGCCAGCACCAGCGGGACGTCGCCGTGGCCGTGAAGAACAGCCGCGAGATGGCCCTGCTGCCCTACACCTCCACGGCGCGCTGA
- the rpsF gene encoding 30S ribosomal protein S6, translating to MRRYELMVILDPDLEERTIAPSLDRFLTVVTNSGGTVKTEIWGRRRLAYEIDKQAEGIYAIVDIQATPAAVAELDRQLNLNESVLRTKLMRPEAH from the coding sequence GTGCGTCGCTACGAACTGATGGTCATCCTCGACCCCGACCTGGAGGAGCGCACGATCGCGCCCTCCCTCGACCGGTTCCTGACCGTCGTCACCAACTCCGGTGGCACCGTCAAGACCGAGATCTGGGGCCGCCGCCGGCTGGCCTACGAGATCGACAAGCAGGCCGAGGGCATCTACGCCATCGTCGACATCCAGGCCACGCCCGCCGCGGTGGCCGAGCTCGACCGGCAGCTGAACCTCAACGAGTCGGTCCTGCGCACCAAGCTGATGCGGCCCGAGGCCCACTGA